A single window of Colletotrichum higginsianum IMI 349063 chromosome 8, whole genome shotgun sequence DNA harbors:
- a CDS encoding FAD binding domain protein, with protein sequence MGPVSVVLSMSNNLTGRQTPSTPEDITRSLQLQLAQSPAAGTGLSATTYRHGRDKRKAQHEDPTWNIKKPTGAEPGPESQAVKRRGQQDPGFGFASELQQYLDVLRQHEVETINVLSSSAPSTPQEPREAVTFAPNLPYPVIIPQRRSATTRARGFVCDYSPALRSAGVGEKSFSGFISQLNRVAELKPRAHAVNFGEFADVVCAGMRRDSFISAAVRKAVEMTSGVGKPTVMNKFVANMNDELFKPKGLVCLLITWELEGPAISLTDHNNGSTRSTSATQEPKRRIQWLDGSISTTQTMSAIEWHQPANGTERDGSTLSGAEISTVTWNQSYFPSPGGRPIHGQEDQCVMAHHVGEHCRHQVGNMQTEPRFLPAETIQYKQVSSGGDLSSVKPGGETAFNVSSWRLTLEQQDTSEDSTGSFWGFDTFMPFEGAQQVAETQQKPSTEANDPEPCSTSVAPPSFTTGALEVVETDSLCLLITNLP encoded by the exons ATGGGTCCCGTGTCAGTAGTCTTGAGCATGTCAAACAATCTGACAGGCAGACAAACACCCTCGACTCCTGAGGACATCACCCGCAGTCTCCAGCTTCAACTCGCGCAGAGCCCGGCGGCCGGAACTGGACTGTCAGCGACAACGTATCGACACGGACGAGACAAACGAAAAGCGCAGCACGAAGATCCGACTTGGAACATCAAGAAGCCCACCGGGGCAGAACCCGGGCCGGAGTCGCAGGCCGTCAAGAGGCGCGGACAGCAGGATCCCGGGTTCGGGTTCGCCAGTGAGCTGCAGCAGTATCTCGATGTCCTACGGCAACACGAGGTCGAGACCATCAACGTCCTGAGCAGCTCGGCACCTTCGACGCCGCAGGAGCCCAGGGAAGCCGTGACTTTCGCCCCAAACCTGCCGTACCCCGTCATCATCCCGCAGCGACGATCCGCGACGACTCGCGCGCGAGGGTTCGTCTGCGACTACTCGCCAGCACTACGGagcgccggcgtcggcgagaagTCGTTCTCGGGCTTCATCAGCCAGCTGAACAGGGTCGCCGAGCTGAAACCGCGCGCCCATGCCGTCAACTTTGGCGAATTCGCGGACGTGGTGTGCGCTGGCATGCGCCGCGATTCGTTCATCTCCGCGGCGGTccgcaaggccgtcgagatgACGAGCGGCGTCGGGAAGCCCACGGTGATGAACAAGTTCGTCGCGAACATGAATGACGAACTCTTCAAGCCAAAGGGGCTCGTTTGTCTTCTCATCACCTGGGAGCTCGAAGGGCCGGCAATATCGTTGACGGATCACAACAATGGAAGCAcaaggtcgacgtcggcaaCGCAGGAACCAAAAAGGAGAATACAGTGGCTGGATGGCTCCATCAGCACGACTCAGACGATGAGCGCAATTGAATGGCACCAACCTGCCAACGGAACCGAAAGAGATGGCAGTACGCTCTCAGGGGCAGAGATCTCGACGGTGACATGGAACCAAAGCTATTTTCCAAGCCCCGGCGGACGACCCATTCACGGCCAAGAGGACCAATGCGTAATGGCACACCACGTGGGAGAACACTGTAGACATCAAGTGGGAAATATGCAGACCGAACCCCGATTTCTCCCGGCGGAAACGATACAATACAAACAGGTCTCCAGCGGGGGCGACCTCTCTTCAGTCAAGCCTGGCGGTGAGACAGCCTTCAACGTCTCAAGCTGGCGTTTGACCCTCGAACAGCAGGACACCAGTGAAGATAGTACAGGCTCTTTCTGGGGTTTCGACACCTTCATGCCTTTTGAAGGCGCCCAGCAGGTTGCAGAAACGCAGCAGAAACCGTCGACAGAGGCGAACGATCCAGAGCCTTGCAGCACGAGCGTCGCTCCGCCCTCCTTCACTACTGGGGCGCTGGAGGTTGTAGAGACA GACTCGCTGTGTCTTTTGATTACAAACCTGCCTTGA
- a CDS encoding Amino acid permease: MSQYRAYDKDDGVPVIEATGHGGFGGGYGDDSNSTDADFSAFDPHSGVKRGLKTRHLSMMALAGIIGPGLLIGAGGALSNGGPAALLIGFGVIGIIAFSIMQSLGELTTLYPTGGAFTGLADRFVDKGFGVALGWNYFIIWMCVLANEYNVLSSIFVFWSDKVPLWGYFLIFWTLFLGFQLLGIEAFGEAEFWLALMKLIGLVAYFLFSIVYAAGGIPGQDALGFRYWRDPGAFTDGFRGVAKVFVFCSTFYAGVESVAVAATETKNPRVAVPLAIRQVFWRIIFIYMGSAFFFGLTCPANADELVNGGSRAVKSPMTVAIQNAGWEGGVHLINAFIFVTCLSACNSSIFIGSRTLLYMGQDGKAPRILGRTDGRGVPIPAIVFTNLCGALSMMNISTGASKAYSYIVNLSGVSTFLVWGSISFIHIRFRQAWKAQGHAESSLPFVSLWYPWNAYFGLAANIFLAIVQGWTTLSPFDAGSFVDAYILLPLFPLIWFGYKFWFKTHFWRTSEIDLLSGRRRDLDESREIETGEHDLDRLPWWRRLLKSF; this comes from the exons ATGTCGCAGTATCGAGCCTACGACAAGGACGATGGCGTCCCTGTCATCGAGGCCACGGGCCACGGCGGATTCGGAGGCGGCTACGGGGACGACTCGAACTCGACGGATGCCGACTTCTCCGCCTTTGACCCGCACAGCGGCGTCAAGCGAGGCCTGAAGACGCGGCACCTCAGCATGATGGCGCTGGCGGGCATCATCGGCCCGGGCCTCCTGatcggcgcgggcggcgcccTCTCCAACGGCGGCCCGGCGGCCCTGCTCATCGGGTtcggcgtcatcggcatcatcgccttcAGCATCATGCAGAGCCTCGGCGAGCTCACGACGCTGTATCCCACGGGCGGCGCCTTCACGGGCCTGGCGGACCGCTTCGTCGACAAGGGGTTCGGCGTCGCGCTCGGGTGGAACTACTTCATCATCTGGATGTGCGTCCTGGCCAACGAGTACAACGTGCTGTCCAGCATCTTTGTCTTTTGGAGTGACAAAGTGCCCTTGTGGGGATACTTTTTGATCTTCTGG ACTCTCTTCCTAGGGTTCCAACTCCTTGGCATCGAGGCTTTTGGAGAGGCCGAATTCTGGCTGGCGCTGATGAAGCTCATCGGCTTGGTCGCCTACTTTCTTTTCTCCATCGT CTACGCCGCTGGAGGGATTCCCGGCCAGGACGCCCTCGGGTTCCGATATTGGCGGGACCCCGGCGCCTTCACCGACGGCTTCCGCGGCGTCGCCAAGGTGTTCGTCTTCTGCTCGACCTTTtacgccggcgtcgagtcCGTCGCCGTGGCGGCCACCGAGACCAAGAACCCGCGCGTCGCGGTGCCGCTCGCCATCCGGCAGGTCTTCTGGcgcatcatcttcatctACATGggctcggccttcttcttcggcctcaCCTGCCcggccaacgccgacgagctcgtcaacGGCGGGTCGCGCGCCGTCAAGAGCCCCATGACGGTCGCCATCCAGAACGCCGGCTGGGAGGGCGGCGTGCACCTCATCAACgccttcatcttcgtcacCTGCCTGAGCGCCTGCAACTCGTCCATCTTCATCGGCTCCCGCACCCTCCTGTACATGGGCCAGGACGGGAAAGCGCCCAGGATCCTGGGCAGGACGGACGGCCGCGGGGTGCCGATCCCGGCCATCGTCTTCACCAACCTCTGCGGCGCCCTGTCCATGATGAACATCAGCACCGGCGCGAGCAAGGCCTACTCGTACATCGTCAACCTCAGCGGCGTCTCGACCTTCCTCGTCTGGGgctccatctccttcatcCACATCCGCTTCCGCCAGGCGTGGAAGGCCCAGGGGCACGCCGAAAGCTCGCTGCCGTTCGTGTCGCTGTGGTACCCCTGGAACGCCTACTTCGGCCTGGCGGCCAACATCTTCCTGGCCATCGTCCAGGGCTGGACGACGCTGTCGCCCTTCGACGCCGGGTCGTTTGTCGACGCCTACATCCTGCTGCCCCTGTTCCCCCTGATCTGGTTCGGCTACAAGTTCTGGTTCAAGACGCACTTCTGGCGGACGAGCGAGATCGACCTGCTCTCCGGTCGGCGGAGAGACCTGGACGAGTCCCGGGAGATCGAGACGGGCGAACATGATTTGGACAGGCTCCCATGGTGGAGGCGGCTGCTGAAAAGCTTCTAG